The proteins below are encoded in one region of Sminthopsis crassicaudata isolate SCR6 chromosome 1, ASM4859323v1, whole genome shotgun sequence:
- the LOC141550054 gene encoding uncharacterized protein LOC141550054 yields MPGLKRYEVALEAEEEIYWGCFYFFPWLRMWRREKSAAPPQRQKLEPLPRLVSCLSKGLGPHPSRRSSPRRPAVPPRGNQQASVYPAGAQPLPSSAVE; encoded by the exons ATGCCGGGGTTGAAGAGATACGAAGTGGCGCTGGAGGCAGAAGAGGA gatctattGGGGCTGTTTTTACTTCTTCCCTTGGTTGCGGATGTGGCGGAGGGAAAAGAG CGCAGCACCCCCCCAGAGGCAGAAGCTGGAGCCCCTTCCCCGCCTAGTGAGCTGCCTGTCCAAGGGCTTGGGCCCCCACCCCTCCAGGCGAAGCAGTCCCCGCCGTCCGGCAGTTCCGCCCCGGGGGAACCAGCAAGCATCAGTCTATCCGGCCGGGGCCCAGCCGCTCCCCAGCAGTGCCGTGGAGTAA